A window of Verrucomicrobiota bacterium contains these coding sequences:
- a CDS encoding ABC transporter permease, whose protein sequence is MLRYLVSRLLQGLLVIFCLYTITFFLVRAVPGDPFTDEKAMSEQNIERQKAYWGLDQPLPIQYLRSLKKTFLEFDFGPSMKKEGRLVIDIIGQSFPVSFVLGFGSLGFALLLGIPSGILSALKRNSPADYASMGVALIGICVPSFVIGPVLVILVAAQVAWLNVAGWDSPTDWILPSFTLGFSTAAYIARLTRGGMLDVLNQDYIRTAYAKGVPPLRVILLHALRGGVTPAVAFIGPAFAALISGSFIVETIFFVPGMGQHFLNAATGRDYTLMQGLVMFYGFLIVLANLSADILQAALNPRVRLTD, encoded by the coding sequence ATGCTGCGGTATCTCGTCTCACGTCTGCTACAGGGGCTGCTCGTGATTTTTTGCCTGTATACCATCACCTTTTTTCTGGTGCGGGCCGTTCCGGGGGATCCTTTCACGGATGAGAAGGCCATGAGTGAGCAGAATATCGAGCGACAGAAGGCCTACTGGGGTCTCGATCAGCCGCTCCCGATTCAGTACCTACGCTCCCTTAAAAAAACCTTCCTGGAATTCGATTTCGGCCCTTCCATGAAAAAGGAGGGGCGACTTGTCATCGACATCATTGGCCAATCCTTTCCCGTCTCGTTTGTGCTCGGTTTCGGGTCGCTCGGTTTTGCTTTGCTGCTGGGAATTCCTTCCGGGATCCTTTCGGCGCTCAAGCGAAACTCGCCCGCCGATTATGCTTCCATGGGGGTGGCCCTGATCGGGATTTGCGTGCCGTCTTTCGTGATTGGCCCGGTGCTGGTGATCTTGGTGGCGGCCCAGGTCGCTTGGTTGAACGTGGCCGGTTGGGATTCGCCGACCGATTGGATCCTACCGTCCTTCACGCTCGGGTTTTCGACCGCGGCCTACATCGCGCGGCTGACGCGCGGGGGCATGTTGGACGTGCTCAATCAGGACTACATCCGAACGGCTTATGCCAAGGGCGTGCCGCCTTTGCGCGTCATCTTGCTCCATGCGCTGCGCGGTGGGGTCACTCCGGCCGTGGCCTTCATCGGCCCCGCCTTCGCGGCCCTCATCAGTGGATCGTTCATTGTGGAGACCATCTTTTTCGTGCCCGGCATGGGGCAGCACTTTCTGAATGCCGCGACCGGCCGGGACTACACGCTCATGCAGGGGCTGGTCATGTTTTACGGCTTCTTGATCGTCTTGGCCAATCTGAGCGCAGACATCCTGCAAGCCGCTCTCAACCCACGCGTTCGTTTGACTGACTGA
- a CDS encoding secondary thiamine-phosphate synthase enzyme YjbQ has translation MSQIAHSGGFRVSTRGKGTYEITEHVAAIAQESGARSGVVTVFVRHTSCSLVIMENADPTARADLHAYFDRLVPENESYFQHTLEGPDDMPSHIRMCLTDVDKNIPLLDGRLALGTWQGLFLFEHRAVPHTRQLVVSVLGTS, from the coding sequence GTGAGCCAGATCGCGCACAGCGGCGGCTTCCGTGTCTCGACTCGCGGCAAGGGCACCTACGAAATCACCGAGCACGTGGCCGCCATCGCGCAAGAAAGCGGCGCGCGGTCGGGGGTCGTGACCGTCTTCGTGCGCCACACCAGTTGCAGCCTCGTCATCATGGAGAATGCCGACCCCACCGCGAGGGCCGATCTCCACGCCTACTTTGATCGCCTGGTCCCGGAAAACGAAAGCTACTTTCAGCACACTCTGGAGGGACCCGACGACATGCCCTCCCACATCCGCATGTGTCTCACCGACGTCGACAAAAACATCCCGCTTCTGGACGGCCGCTTGGCGCTCGGCACTTGGCAGGGCCTCTTTCTCTTCGAGCACCGGGCGGTCCCTCATACCCGGCAACTGGTGGTCAGCGTGCTGGGGACTTCATGA
- a CDS encoding ATP-binding cassette domain-containing protein, translated as MPLLELDAVTKTFTKRSGLLGRSVEQVEAVKEVSLAVERGEILGLVGESGCGKSTLSRCVMQLLPVTSGRIVLEGQELTALSQWQVRPLRLNFQMVFQDPYASLNPRMTIFSTLAEAVRQRHPRAQESDLEKRIGKLMETVGLSAKALRKYPHEFSGGQRQRIAIARALAPEPRLIIADEPVSALDVSIQSQILNLLKRLNREFDLTMIFISHDLSVVHYLADRIAVMQLGQIVEEGDAEAVFQSPQHDYTRTLLSAIPLLSPN; from the coding sequence ATGCCTTTGTTAGAACTAGATGCGGTTACCAAGACCTTCACCAAGCGGTCCGGCTTGCTCGGTCGGAGCGTCGAGCAAGTGGAAGCGGTGAAAGAGGTGTCCCTGGCGGTCGAGAGGGGGGAGATCCTGGGCTTGGTGGGGGAATCGGGTTGTGGCAAGTCCACCTTGTCCCGCTGCGTGATGCAGCTGTTGCCGGTGACCTCGGGAAGGATTGTCTTGGAGGGCCAGGAGTTGACGGCGCTTTCCCAATGGCAGGTTCGTCCCTTGCGCTTGAATTTTCAGATGGTCTTCCAGGATCCCTATGCCTCACTCAATCCTCGCATGACCATCTTTTCGACTTTGGCCGAGGCCGTGCGGCAACGTCATCCGAGGGCGCAAGAGAGCGATTTGGAAAAGAGGATCGGGAAGCTCATGGAGACGGTCGGCTTGAGTGCCAAGGCGCTTCGGAAGTATCCGCATGAGTTTTCTGGCGGACAGCGACAGCGAATTGCGATCGCCCGCGCCTTGGCCCCTGAGCCTCGGCTCATCATCGCGGATGAGCCGGTCTCGGCGCTCGATGTCTCGATCCAATCGCAGATTCTCAATCTCTTGAAACGGCTCAATCGAGAGTTCGATCTTACGATGATTTTCATCTCGCACGATCTTTCGGTGGTTCACTACCTGGCCGACCGCATCGCGGTCATGCAGCTGGGCCAAATTGTGGAAGAAGGGGATGCGGAGGCGGTCTTCCAAAGTCCCCAGCACGATTACACCCGGACCCTGCTTTCGGCCATTCCCCTGCTGAGCCCGAACTGA
- the gpmI gene encoding 2,3-bisphosphoglycerate-independent phosphoglycerate mutase → MSAPKQPVVFIIRDGWGINPDGLEKAEENGDATLLAQTPFHDHLYQTYPLHCLSASGLDVGLPEGQMGNSEVGHLNLGAGRIVYQDFTRINKAIDEQELGSNAALTEAFTQAKSTRLHLIGLVSDGGVHSHQNHLVALAQAAHQAGVKDIMVHAITDGRDTSPTRGKDYLHDCELALAEAKARISTVVGRYFAMDRDNRWDRTQVAWDAIVHGQGEPREMLASEAVEQCYSQLNKTDEFLPAMVFGHVEEERVRDGDVILFFNFRADRARQLSQAFLQEDFVGFERGGRPKTHYLTLTEYDETYGVPVVFPPVELKDVLGEVVGRAGLKQLRIAETEKYPHVTYFFNGGKEVAFPGEEREIIPSPKVATYDLQPEMSADQVTETITRQLADYDLVILNFANPDMVGHTGDISAAVQAVEKIDWGVQQVVEKTLALGGRLVISADHGNCEQMNQKSDGSPHTAHTTNLVHLLYVGADHAEYELREGILADIAPTLLFLLGLEKPDRMTGKSLLTRKSS, encoded by the coding sequence ATGTCTGCACCGAAACAACCCGTGGTCTTCATCATCCGTGATGGCTGGGGCATCAACCCCGATGGCCTCGAGAAGGCCGAGGAAAATGGCGATGCCACCCTCCTCGCCCAAACCCCTTTCCACGATCACCTCTACCAAACCTACCCCCTCCATTGCCTGAGCGCGAGTGGGCTGGACGTGGGCCTGCCCGAGGGGCAAATGGGCAATTCCGAGGTCGGCCATCTCAATCTAGGGGCCGGTCGGATCGTGTATCAAGATTTCACCCGCATCAACAAAGCCATCGACGAGCAAGAACTCGGCTCGAACGCGGCGCTGACCGAGGCTTTCACCCAAGCCAAGTCCACTCGACTGCATCTCATCGGGCTCGTCTCCGATGGCGGCGTTCACAGCCATCAAAACCACCTGGTGGCCCTCGCGCAGGCGGCCCACCAAGCGGGGGTGAAGGACATCATGGTCCACGCCATCACCGACGGCCGCGATACCTCCCCCACCCGGGGCAAGGACTACTTGCACGACTGCGAACTCGCCCTGGCGGAAGCCAAAGCTCGCATCTCCACGGTGGTGGGTCGCTACTTCGCGATGGACCGGGACAATCGTTGGGACCGGACCCAAGTGGCTTGGGACGCCATCGTTCATGGCCAGGGCGAGCCGCGGGAAATGCTGGCTTCCGAAGCCGTCGAGCAATGCTACAGCCAACTCAACAAAACGGACGAGTTCCTGCCTGCCATGGTCTTCGGCCACGTCGAGGAAGAGCGGGTGCGCGACGGCGATGTCATCTTGTTTTTTAATTTCCGCGCGGACCGCGCCCGCCAACTCTCCCAGGCCTTTCTCCAGGAGGACTTCGTGGGCTTTGAGCGCGGGGGCCGACCGAAAACCCACTACCTCACCTTGACCGAATATGACGAAACCTACGGCGTGCCGGTGGTCTTCCCCCCGGTCGAGCTGAAAGACGTCTTGGGCGAAGTGGTCGGTCGGGCCGGACTGAAGCAACTTCGCATTGCCGAAACCGAGAAATATCCCCACGTGACCTATTTCTTCAACGGAGGGAAGGAAGTGGCCTTTCCCGGGGAAGAGCGGGAGATCATCCCCTCCCCGAAAGTGGCGACTTACGATCTCCAGCCGGAAATGTCGGCTGACCAAGTCACCGAAACCATCACCCGCCAGCTGGCCGACTACGACCTCGTCATCCTCAACTTCGCCAACCCCGACATGGTGGGTCACACCGGCGACATCTCGGCGGCCGTCCAAGCGGTCGAAAAAATCGATTGGGGGGTGCAGCAAGTGGTCGAGAAAACCCTGGCCCTCGGCGGACGCCTGGTCATCAGCGCCGACCATGGGAACTGCGAACAGATGAATCAAAAAAGCGACGGCTCGCCCCACACTGCTCACACCACCAACCTCGTGCATCTGCTCTACGTGGGAGCCGATCATGCCGAATATGAGCTTCGTGAGGGCATCCTGGCAGACATCGCCCCGACTCTTCTCTTCTTGCTCGGTCTGGAAAAACCAGATCGGATGACCGGCAAGTCGCTTCTCACCCGGAAGTCCTCGTGA
- a CDS encoding M3 family metallopeptidase, which translates to MSLLLRFLFLCPLAVIQAGLPTLSEFEEQAEEFGVRLSLPEFPADEEGVAARIDEVIAGYTAVGDEIAALADGERTFENTVGALDGLEALSWNRLSAVNILENASPEAALREVAQRELLRFEEFAVSFGYREDIYRSVRAYAETEPVLELDQKRLLNEVLVGYRQQGFELRPEKRAQVEALKKELSRATNDFSRNIRESSATVILTAEELRGVPENLLAKLKTGQDEYTVQAQIAWQLLGVLQNARSEEVRREVYVARSTHAMELNVPVLTEMVLLRTRIANLLGYPTWADYKTESRMAGSEQVVREFLSELNEGLAPKFEEELAVLRQLKVRETGQADAQVEMWDVPYFRNVLQNQQFQIDQEALRAYFPYEPTLEGMFAVYEEIFGLEIRQMENPNPWHPEVTLYGVIDSETGKPMGLFYLDMFPREGKYNHFAQFGIIGGKLGADGIYQRPTVALICNFPPPSSDEPSLLSFDNVETLFHEFGHVMHSVLTEARYASHACTSVPRDFVEMPSQVLEYWVTDKATLDTFAADYRDSSQKIPEEVLENLQAAELATVGIHYRRQINYALVDLLLHTYAAPEQVTDVALVGNRVAENVYLPPPEGTAYVAGFGHLTHYDAGYYGYAWADVISADLADYFESSEKGFLNPELGRRLRHEILAKGDSRSPRDSIRAFLGRDYSITPFLKKIGVEAPTEAP; encoded by the coding sequence ATGTCCCTCCTGCTCCGCTTTCTTTTCCTTTGCCCCCTGGCTGTCATTCAGGCTGGTCTGCCGACCCTGAGCGAATTCGAGGAACAGGCGGAAGAGTTTGGCGTTCGTCTCTCCCTCCCGGAGTTTCCCGCGGACGAGGAGGGAGTGGCTGCGCGGATCGATGAGGTCATCGCGGGCTACACCGCGGTCGGCGATGAGATCGCGGCGCTCGCCGATGGGGAGCGAACCTTTGAAAACACAGTGGGTGCCCTCGATGGCTTGGAAGCGCTTTCCTGGAATCGGCTTTCTGCGGTCAACATTCTGGAAAACGCCAGCCCGGAGGCCGCCCTGCGCGAGGTGGCCCAGCGGGAGTTGCTCCGCTTCGAAGAGTTCGCCGTTTCCTTCGGCTACCGAGAAGACATCTATCGATCCGTGCGAGCCTACGCGGAGACCGAGCCCGTCCTCGAACTAGATCAAAAGAGACTGCTGAACGAAGTGCTGGTGGGCTACCGGCAGCAGGGTTTTGAATTGAGGCCGGAGAAGCGGGCCCAAGTCGAGGCGCTCAAAAAAGAGCTGAGCCGTGCCACCAACGATTTCAGTCGCAATATCCGCGAGAGCAGCGCCACCGTCATCTTGACCGCCGAAGAGCTGCGGGGCGTCCCGGAGAATCTCCTGGCCAAGCTGAAGACAGGCCAGGACGAATACACGGTCCAGGCGCAAATCGCCTGGCAGCTCTTGGGCGTTTTGCAGAATGCCCGCTCGGAGGAGGTGCGTCGAGAAGTCTATGTGGCCAGGTCGACCCACGCCATGGAGCTGAACGTGCCCGTGCTCACGGAAATGGTCCTTTTGCGAACACGCATCGCCAATCTTTTGGGCTACCCGACTTGGGCCGACTACAAAACGGAGTCCCGCATGGCCGGGAGCGAACAAGTGGTGCGGGAATTTCTCTCGGAGCTGAACGAAGGGCTGGCTCCCAAATTTGAGGAGGAGTTGGCTGTCCTTCGCCAACTAAAAGTCCGCGAGACCGGGCAGGCGGACGCGCAGGTCGAGATGTGGGACGTGCCCTACTTCCGCAATGTCTTGCAAAACCAGCAGTTCCAGATCGATCAAGAGGCCTTGCGGGCCTACTTCCCCTATGAGCCGACTCTCGAGGGAATGTTTGCGGTCTATGAGGAGATTTTCGGCCTCGAGATCCGGCAAATGGAGAACCCCAACCCTTGGCACCCCGAGGTCACCCTCTACGGGGTGATCGATAGCGAGACCGGCAAGCCCATGGGCTTGTTTTACCTCGACATGTTCCCCCGGGAGGGGAAATACAATCATTTCGCTCAATTTGGCATCATTGGCGGAAAGTTGGGTGCGGATGGAATCTACCAGCGGCCGACTGTGGCCCTCATCTGCAATTTCCCGCCACCCTCCTCAGACGAACCCTCCCTTTTGAGCTTCGACAATGTGGAAACGCTCTTCCACGAATTTGGGCACGTCATGCACTCGGTGCTGACCGAAGCCCGCTATGCCAGCCATGCCTGCACGAGTGTCCCGCGAGATTTTGTGGAGATGCCTTCGCAGGTCTTGGAATACTGGGTGACTGACAAAGCCACGCTCGACACCTTTGCCGCCGATTACCGGGACTCCTCCCAGAAGATCCCGGAGGAAGTCTTGGAGAATTTGCAGGCCGCGGAGTTGGCGACCGTGGGCATCCACTATCGTCGACAGATCAACTACGCGCTCGTCGATCTCCTTTTGCACACCTACGCCGCCCCCGAGCAAGTGACCGATGTGGCCCTGGTGGGAAACAGAGTGGCCGAGAATGTCTACCTCCCACCGCCTGAGGGAACGGCCTACGTGGCGGGCTTTGGCCACCTGACGCATTATGACGCGGGCTACTATGGCTATGCCTGGGCCGATGTCATCAGCGCTGATTTGGCCGATTACTTTGAGTCCTCCGAAAAGGGCTTTCTCAATCCAGAGCTGGGGCGGAGGCTGCGACATGAAATTCTCGCCAAAGGAGACTCTCGATCGCCCAGGGACTCCATCCGGGCCTTTCTCGGGAGGGACTACTCCATCACGCCCTTTCTGAAGAAAATCGGAGTGGAAGCCCCCACCGAAGCCCCCTAA
- a CDS encoding ABC transporter permease, whose product MASLDSPTGAKGVSLTADALRRLLANRMAVASLVILGLMFFLCFVGAWFCPDPDQQDLGNKFSGPSGAHWLGTDHLGRDFLSRILFGGQISLLVGLIAATISLLIGVVYGGLSGYLGGKVDSLLMRIVDILYALPFLLIVILLKVVLDENVVEVVKYLTEEWKWDKEQVTRFANIVPLFVAIGILGWLTMARITRAQVLAMRDLEFVEAARSLGLSHAIILFRHILPNILGPIIIYTTLTIPSFILYEASLSYLGLGVAAPDSSWGILLDDGANYMETNLQLLLLPGIAFSITLFALNFLGDGLRDALDVKSSKD is encoded by the coding sequence ATGGCTTCGCTCGACTCACCCACAGGCGCGAAAGGGGTCTCGCTTACAGCGGATGCCCTGCGTCGATTGCTGGCCAATCGAATGGCGGTCGCGAGCTTGGTCATTTTGGGGCTCATGTTTTTCCTCTGTTTCGTAGGGGCGTGGTTTTGCCCCGATCCGGACCAGCAAGACCTTGGCAATAAGTTTTCAGGTCCGAGTGGAGCCCATTGGCTGGGGACCGATCATCTGGGGCGGGATTTCTTATCCCGCATTCTCTTTGGAGGGCAGATTTCTCTTTTAGTGGGGCTGATCGCCGCCACCATCTCGCTTTTGATCGGCGTCGTTTATGGCGGCCTCTCCGGGTATCTCGGCGGGAAGGTGGATTCGCTCCTGATGCGGATTGTGGATATCCTTTATGCCCTGCCTTTCCTTCTCATTGTGATCCTTTTGAAGGTGGTGCTGGATGAGAATGTGGTGGAGGTCGTGAAGTATCTCACCGAAGAATGGAAGTGGGACAAAGAACAAGTCACTCGATTCGCCAACATTGTGCCGCTCTTCGTGGCGATTGGCATTTTGGGCTGGTTGACCATGGCGCGGATCACGCGGGCCCAGGTCCTGGCGATGCGAGATCTGGAGTTTGTGGAGGCCGCCCGCTCTTTGGGGCTTTCTCATGCCATCATCCTCTTCCGGCACATTCTGCCCAACATTTTAGGGCCCATCATCATTTACACCACTTTGACCATCCCCAGCTTCATTCTCTATGAGGCTTCGCTTTCTTATCTCGGCCTCGGGGTGGCCGCGCCCGATAGTTCTTGGGGCATTCTCTTGGACGACGGGGCCAATTACATGGAGACCAATCTGCAATTGCTCCTGCTGCCGGGAATCGCCTTCAGCATCACGCTCTTCGCCCTGAATTTCCTGGGAGATGGACTCCGGGATGCGCTGGACGTCAAATCTTCCAAGGACTGA
- a CDS encoding YlbF family regulator: MPTLTEEPLVFAKATELCEALLADPELKALRENIERFENDQAARLMYESVKELGEDLRHRQQSGVQLTDQEVAQFEAARDTLLNNEIASAFLESQEALHQLQKKISRQVGMTLEMGRLPTEEELAEPEGGCCGGGGGGGCGCN, from the coding sequence ATGCCTACCCTAACTGAAGAACCACTCGTCTTCGCGAAAGCCACCGAACTTTGTGAAGCGCTTCTCGCGGACCCCGAACTGAAAGCGCTCCGTGAGAACATCGAACGCTTTGAAAACGACCAAGCTGCTCGCCTGATGTACGAGAGCGTCAAGGAATTGGGCGAAGACCTGCGACATCGGCAGCAATCGGGCGTGCAGCTAACCGATCAGGAAGTGGCTCAATTCGAAGCCGCGCGCGACACCCTCCTGAATAACGAAATCGCATCCGCCTTTCTCGAATCCCAGGAAGCCCTGCACCAACTCCAAAAAAAGATCTCGCGCCAAGTCGGCATGACACTCGAGATGGGTCGTCTTCCCACCGAAGAAGAGCTGGCCGAACCGGAGGGCGGCTGCTGTGGGGGAGGCGGAGGAGGCGGCTGCGGTTGCAACTAG
- a CDS encoding peptide ABC transporter substrate-binding protein yields MCRPAALALSFVVLGLGSAGCVDPDANADAAADAGILIMGNGEEPKGLDPHLVSGVLESNIIRALFEGLCVEHPSENGVSLPGAAQSWEANEDFTEWTFHLQPDGKWSDGKAVTTDDFLFAYERILSEELAAKYSGMLFFLENGEAFHKGEITDFSEVGVSASGPHTLHFKLRGPTPFLPELTKHYTWYPVPRHAVLAHGSMTDRFTQWTDPENLVSNGPFKLKEWVFNRYIVAEKSPTYWDADVVKLNEIRYLPIKNVYTEARMFFDNQLHVSYTLASELIAHAKENYAENLRQETYLGTYFIRCNVDHGPLRDVRVRQALGMAIDRPALIENVLKGGQKPALGMVPPFGDYQSPETVVGQYDPELAKQLMAEAGYPGGKGFPDISLLITDSETSKVLSEALQAMWEQTLGIRITIRQMEWATYLNAMQRLDYDLGVGGWIGDYLDPTTFLEMWIKDGGNNNTSWSSVEYETLLREAEQMADPAERFATLQRAETLFLNDWPTLPIFWYTRNYLLHPRLEGWHPLLLDNHPFKFLHFSP; encoded by the coding sequence ATGTGCCGCCCAGCCGCTCTCGCCCTCTCCTTTGTCGTGCTCGGCTTGGGGAGCGCTGGCTGTGTCGATCCAGATGCCAATGCGGACGCCGCGGCGGACGCCGGCATCCTCATCATGGGCAATGGGGAGGAGCCCAAAGGCCTCGACCCGCACCTGGTCTCCGGGGTTCTCGAAAGCAATATCATCCGGGCCTTGTTCGAAGGCCTCTGCGTGGAGCATCCTTCGGAAAACGGGGTTTCCCTGCCCGGGGCGGCGCAAAGCTGGGAAGCCAATGAGGACTTCACCGAATGGACCTTCCACTTGCAGCCGGACGGGAAGTGGTCGGATGGAAAGGCGGTCACGACCGATGACTTCCTCTTCGCTTATGAAAGGATCTTGAGCGAGGAGCTGGCGGCCAAATACTCCGGCATGCTCTTCTTTCTGGAAAACGGCGAAGCCTTCCACAAAGGGGAAATCACGGATTTTTCCGAGGTCGGGGTGAGCGCTTCGGGGCCGCATACCCTCCATTTCAAGTTGCGGGGTCCCACGCCCTTTCTGCCGGAACTGACCAAACACTACACCTGGTATCCGGTGCCTCGGCACGCGGTGCTGGCGCACGGGTCCATGACGGATCGTTTCACGCAGTGGACCGATCCCGAGAACTTGGTTTCGAACGGTCCTTTCAAGCTGAAGGAATGGGTTTTCAATCGCTACATCGTAGCCGAGAAGAGCCCGACCTATTGGGACGCCGACGTAGTCAAGCTGAACGAGATTCGCTACCTCCCCATCAAAAACGTCTACACCGAGGCCCGGATGTTTTTCGATAACCAACTGCACGTCAGCTACACCTTGGCCTCGGAGTTGATTGCCCATGCCAAAGAGAACTATGCCGAAAACTTGCGACAAGAAACCTACCTCGGGACCTACTTCATCCGCTGCAATGTGGACCATGGTCCGCTCCGGGACGTGCGGGTTCGCCAGGCCCTTGGGATGGCGATCGATCGCCCAGCTCTCATCGAGAATGTGCTCAAAGGCGGCCAAAAGCCGGCTTTGGGGATGGTGCCGCCTTTTGGGGATTACCAATCGCCTGAAACCGTTGTCGGCCAATATGATCCTGAGCTGGCCAAGCAACTGATGGCCGAAGCGGGCTATCCCGGTGGCAAAGGCTTTCCTGACATCAGTCTCCTCATCACGGATAGCGAGACTTCCAAGGTGCTCTCGGAGGCCCTGCAAGCCATGTGGGAACAGACGCTTGGAATTCGCATCACCATCCGGCAGATGGAATGGGCCACCTACCTCAATGCCATGCAGAGACTGGATTATGACCTGGGCGTGGGCGGTTGGATCGGAGACTACCTCGACCCGACAACCTTCTTGGAAATGTGGATCAAGGACGGGGGCAACAACAACACCAGCTGGAGCAGCGTGGAGTATGAAACCTTGTTGCGGGAGGCCGAGCAGATGGCGGATCCGGCGGAACGCTTTGCCACCTTGCAAAGGGCGGAAACCCTCTTTCTCAATGACTGGCCCACCCTTCCCATCTTTTGGTATACCAGGAATTACCTGCTGCATCCCAGGCTAGAGGGGTGGCATCCCCTCTTGTTGGACAATCATCCCTTCAAGTTCCTCCACTTCTCCCCCTGA
- a CDS encoding RNA-binding protein, translating to MDIYVGNLPYDASEADVEAAFAEFGSVARVKIIVDHDTGRSKGFAFVSMEEAEGAQRAIEEMDGADFSGRPLRVNEARPREPKPRFQGGGGGGYKKGGGGGGRRDHGGGGRDWGDDGPSGGGGGYGKKGGGGHKKGGPRRDRKRDFGYGDEPDF from the coding sequence ATGGACATCTATGTGGGCAACCTGCCCTATGACGCCAGCGAGGCCGACGTCGAAGCCGCTTTTGCGGAGTTTGGGAGCGTGGCACGAGTGAAAATCATCGTCGATCACGACACCGGACGATCCAAAGGCTTCGCCTTTGTCTCCATGGAAGAAGCTGAAGGCGCCCAACGGGCCATTGAAGAAATGGATGGGGCTGATTTCAGCGGACGCCCTCTGCGAGTGAATGAAGCCCGCCCGCGTGAACCGAAACCTCGCTTTCAAGGGGGTGGGGGCGGTGGCTACAAAAAAGGTGGCGGTGGGGGCGGTCGCCGAGACCATGGCGGCGGGGGCCGGGATTGGGGCGATGATGGACCCAGTGGTGGTGGCGGTGGCTACGGCAAAAAAGGCGGAGGCGGCCACAAAAAGGGCGGCCCGCGGCGCGATCGCAAGCGCGACTTCGGCTACGGAGACGAGCCGGATTTCTGA
- a CDS encoding ABC transporter ATP-binding protein encodes MLLDVQDLTVRFYTRDGVVHAVEGVSFELDQGQTMGIVGESGSGKSVSCYALLGLLPLPPGKIERGQALFDGRDLLRLPQAELQAVRGSRISMIFQDPMTSLNPYLKISTQLMEPLLLHEKVEKAEALERAIQSLEEVGVRDAAKRIHSYPHEFSGGMRQRVMIAMALITRPEILIADEPTTALDVTVQKQVLDLIKERQEKLGTAVIFVTHDLAVVSQVCDRVNVMYAGRIVESAPTRRLFQKPRHAYTRALQRSIPGMQSKGEALYSIPGTPPSLTEPPAGCAFAPRNELGIRSQCCEEGAPAMKEMGPGHLVQDCPGCLANSD; translated from the coding sequence ATGCTTCTCGACGTCCAAGATCTGACCGTCCGCTTTTACACCCGGGATGGGGTGGTCCATGCCGTGGAGGGCGTTTCCTTTGAGCTCGATCAAGGGCAAACCATGGGGATCGTGGGTGAGTCCGGGTCGGGAAAATCGGTTTCCTGCTACGCCCTGCTGGGACTCCTCCCCTTGCCTCCGGGCAAGATCGAACGCGGCCAAGCCCTCTTTGATGGCAGGGACCTCTTGCGGCTGCCCCAGGCTGAACTGCAGGCGGTTCGCGGCTCGCGCATCTCCATGATCTTTCAGGATCCGATGACCTCGCTGAACCCCTACCTGAAAATTTCCACTCAGTTGATGGAGCCTCTTCTCTTGCATGAGAAGGTGGAGAAGGCCGAGGCGCTCGAGCGGGCGATCCAGTCCCTGGAGGAAGTCGGCGTGAGGGACGCAGCCAAGCGCATTCACAGTTATCCGCACGAGTTCTCAGGTGGGATGCGGCAGCGGGTCATGATTGCCATGGCCTTGATCACCCGACCGGAAATTCTCATTGCGGACGAGCCGACGACGGCGCTCGACGTGACGGTCCAGAAGCAGGTTTTGGATTTGATTAAGGAGCGACAAGAAAAGCTCGGCACGGCCGTCATCTTTGTGACGCATGACCTGGCTGTGGTCTCGCAAGTCTGCGATCGCGTCAATGTCATGTATGCCGGGCGCATCGTGGAAAGCGCCCCCACCCGGAGGCTTTTTCAAAAGCCGAGGCACGCCTACACGCGCGCCTTGCAAAGATCGATTCCAGGGATGCAATCGAAGGGCGAGGCGCTGTATAGCATTCCGGGGACCCCGCCCAGCTTGACGGAGCCGCCCGCGGGGTGCGCTTTTGCCCCTCGTAACGAGTTGGGGATTCGTTCCCAATGTTGTGAGGAGGGGGCTCCTGCTATGAAAGAAATGGGGCCTGGCCACTTGGTGCAGGATTGCCCCGGCTGCTTAGCGAACTCGGACTGA